A stretch of the Lolium perenne isolate Kyuss_39 chromosome 3, Kyuss_2.0, whole genome shotgun sequence genome encodes the following:
- the LOC127340095 gene encoding uncharacterized protein, with amino-acid sequence MKRMRTDFMILTADTSQMDDELKCTSLDTRDKFTWRFTPDGSYSASSAYRLQFVGSVQTAFVQLIWKPWATPRCRLFAWLFVQNRLMTADRLLARGWPNGYFCPLCMRSLETATHLFIECPFSRQVWAGVAIIATAPSLAPSSWGNHHRSIDWMAGLSEGLPSLEASRVRSWTLLVLWHLWLERNARVFIASLSPVRSLLARITDEAAAWDLAGAKISVARE; translated from the exons ATGAAGAGAATGAGAACGGACTTCATGATCTTGACCGCTGACACTTCACAAATGGATGATGAGCTGAAG TGCACGTCCCTGGACACGCGCGACAAGTTCACCTGGCGCTTCACTCCGGATGGTAGCTACTCGGCCTCCTCCGCGTATCGCCTCCAGTTTGTGGGCTCCGTGCAGACAGCCTTCGTCCAGCTCATCTGGAAGCCCTGGGCTACTCCGCGCTGTCGTCTCTTTGCTTGGCTCTTTGTCCAGAACAGGCTTATGACGGCCGACAGGCTGCTTGCTCGAGGATGGCCGAATGGGTACTTCTGTCCGCTTTGCATGCGGAGCCTCGAGACCGCGACACACCTCTTCATCGAGTGCCCGTTCTCGCGGCAGGTTTGGGCCGGGGTGGCAATCATCGCCACGGCCCCATCCCTCGCTCCCTCCTCCTGGGGGAACCACCACAGGTCCATCGATTGGATGGCCGGCCTGTCTGAGGGGCTGCCTTCCCTGGAGGCATCCCGTGTCCGTTCCTGGACGCTCCTGGTCCTCTGGCACTTATGGCTTGAGCGAAACGCCCGCGTCTTCATAGCCTCCCTCTCCCCGGTCCGCTCCCTGCTGGCTCGGATCACCGACGAGGCGGCTGCTTGGGACTTGGCGGGTGCGAAGATCTCCGTAGCTCGCGAGTAG
- the LOC127344729 gene encoding uncharacterized protein translates to MAAAKPASIAANSTTAAKPPAPEQPLLEVAEEEVVIDFKPNSKCRVDLRLRSLHPSLPVAFKVQTSSPLKFLVSPPRGTLQPLSSATIRVVLRPQPHAPQSFPRSRADRFLVLSSLSAAHLDSAASITGSAAAGAIRLRVFFGGPYLLRLAADAGDSAAVRLILRRQPQLLPVLQPEALMPDTEQWAPLHAAAARGDCEEVRRLGPEALAARDKDGRTALHVAAAAGEVEAVAELVEMGADAASADARGKTPLDVARDKGYKEVVDILQRWELVMTAARRGDLQSLQLLLSKRTGIRGRDQYGLTALHMAAIKGHCDVIALLAGSGCMDIECEDVEGHRPLHLAVEGGCADAVDLLLDMGADVHAKTKRDATPLQMAETMGYDDIAQLLRSRGADEAAAAAQLCIASSSSSSISCA, encoded by the exons ATGGCCGCTGCGAAGCCAGCCTCCATTGCCGCCAATTCCACCACTGCCGCCAAACCTCCGGCGCCCGAGCAGCCACTGctggaggtggcggaggaggaggtggtgatcGACTTCAAGCCCAACTCCAAGTGCCGCGTCGACCTCCGCCTCCGCTCGCTGCACCCCTCCCTCCCCGTGGCATTCAAGGTCCAGACCTCCTCCCCGCTCAAGTTCCTCGTCAGCCCGCCGCGCGGCACCCTGCAGCCGCTCTCCTCCGCAACCATCCGCGTCGTGCTCCGCCCGCAGCCGCACGCGCCGCAGTCGTTCCCGCGCTCCCGCGCCGACCGCTTCCTCGTCCTCTCCTCCCTCTCCGCCGCGCACctcgactccgccgcctccatcACCGGCAGCGCTGCCGCCGGCGCCATACGCCTCCGCGTGTTCTTCGGCGGGCCCTACCTGCTCCGCCTCGCCGCGGACGCTGGGGACTCCGCGGCCGTGCGCCTCATCCTGCGCCGGCAGCCGCAACTTCTGCCGGTTCTCCAGCCCGAAGCGCTAATGCCCGACACCGAGCAGTGGGCGCCGCTGCACGCGGCTGCCGCGAGGGGGGACTGCGAAGAGGTGAGGAGGCTGGGGCCGGAAGCGCTGGCGGCTCGTGACAAGGATGGCAGGACGGCTCTGCACGTCGCGGCCGCAGCAGgggaggtggaggcggtggcggagCTGGTGGAGATGGGCGCCGACGCCGCGTCCGCCGACGCCCGAGGGAAGACTCCACTGGACGTGGCGCGAGACAAGGGCTAT AAAGAAGTTGTGGACATACTGCAACGTTGGGAGCTGGTCATGACAGCGGCTAGGCGAGGCGACCTCCAGAGCCTGCAGCTCCTCCTCAGCAAGCGCACGGGCATCCGCGGCCGCGACCAGTACGGCCTGACGGCGCTCCACATGGCCGCGATCAAAGGCCACTGCGACGTGATCGCCTTGCTCGCCGGGTCCGGCTGCATGGACATCGAGTGCGAGGACGTGGAAGGGCACCGGCCGCTGCACCTCGCCGTCGAGGGCGGCTGCGCCGACGCCGTGGACCTGCTGCTTGACATGGGCGCTGACGTCCACGCCAAGACCAAGCGGGACGCGACGCCGCTCCAGATGGCCGAGACGATGGGGTACGATGACATCGCGCAGCTACTGCGCAGCCGGGGTGCCGACGAGGCGGCAGCTGCTGCGCAGTTGTGCAtcgcgtcgtcgtcttcctcgtcGATATCGTGTGCCTAG